AGGAGGTGGGCGTCGAGATCCCGCTGATCGTGCGTCTCTCGGGCACGAAGGTCGAGGAAGGCAAGGCGATCCTTCGGGAAAAGGCGCCTCGGGTGGTGGTGGCCGACACGCTGGCGGAAGCTGCGGAGGCGGCCGTCAGAGCGTGGAAGACCACCGCCGCGAACGCGGCATGAAAGGAGAACGGACATGGCCATTCTGATTGACGGCAAGACCCCGGTGATCATCCAGGGATTCACCGGACGCATCGGATCGTTTCACGCCGCCGAGATGGTGGATTACGGCACCAATGTCGTGGGCGGGGTCACGCCGGGAAAGGGCGGCGGCACCCATCTGGACCTGCCGGTCTTCAACACGGTGAAGGGCGCGATCGAGGAAACCGGCGCCGAGGCGTCGCTGGTCTTCGTGCCGCCGCCTTTCGCCGCGGATTCCATCATGGAGGCGGCGGATGCGGGCATCAGGCTCTGCGTCTGCATCACCGACGGCATCCCCGCGCAGGACATGATGCGCGTCAAACGCTACATGCGTCGCTACCGGTTCGAGAACCGGATGCGGCTGGTGGGACCGAACTGTGCCGGAGTGATCTCTCCCGGACAGGCGATGATGGGCATCATGCCCGGTCACATCTACACGCCGGGACGGGTCGGCATCGTCGGGCGCTCGGGCACGTTAGGCTACGAGGCCGCGTCGCAGATGCAGGCGCGGGGCATCGGCGTGTCGACCTCGGTCGGCATCGGCGGCGATCCGATCAACGGCTCATCCTTCCGCGATATCCTCGAACTGTTCGAGCAGGATCCGGGCACCGACGCCGTGGTCATGATCGGCGAGATCGGCGGCCCGCAGGAAGCCGAGGCCGCGCAATGGGCGCGTGAGCACATGAAAAAGCCGCTCATGGCCTATGTGGCCGGGCTCTCCGCACCCAAGGGCAAGCGCATGGGCCACGCCGGCGCCATCGTCTCGGCCTTTGGCGAGTCCGCACAGGAGAAGGTGGAGATCATCCGCGAGGCGGGTCATACGATCGTCCCTCATCCGGCGGCGTTCGGCGAGACGGTCGAGGCCGTGTTGTCCGGACAGATGACCGCGGCGTGATCCGGCGATGGCACGGCCTCAGATCCTCCTGACCCGGAGATGGCCGGCCGCCGTGGAGCGGCGGCTGGCGGAAAGCTACGACGCCACCCTTAACGCGGAGGATCGTCCGATGAGCCCCACCGAGATCGGTGCGGCGCTGCGGACCTTTGACGCCGTCTGCCCTACGGTCAGCGACGCGCTGCCGGCGGAGGTCTTCGCCGGCGTGCCCAGAGGTCGGATGCTTGGCAACTACGGGGTCGGCGTGAACCATATCGATCTCGACGCCGCGCGCGCCGCCGAAGTGGTGGTCAGCAACACGCCTGGTTGCCTGACCGATTGCACCGCCGATCTGGCGCTGACGCTCATGCTGATGCTCGCGCGGCGCGCGGGCGAGGGCGAACGCGAACTGCGGGCCGGACGCTGGACCGGCTGGCGGCCGACGCATCTGATCGGCACACGGATCGGCGGCAGGGTGCTGGGTATCGTCGGCATGGGGCGCATCGGCCGCGCGACCGCCCGCCGGGCTGAGGCGGGGTTCGGCATGAAGATCGTCTATTACAACCGCAGCCTTCCGCCCGCCGAGGAGATGGCCGGGCTCGACGCCACGCGGCTCGACTGCATCGACGCAGTGCTGGAGGCGGCCGACATCGTCTCCCTGCACATCCCCGGCGGTGGGTCGAACCGCCATGTGATCGACGCCCGCCGCCTGTCGCTGATCGGGCCCGCGGGGATGCTGATCAACACCGCTAGAGGAGATGTGGTCGACCAGGCAGCGCTGATCGCGGCGCTGGCCGAGGGGCGGCTCGGCGGCGCGGGCCTCGATGTCTACGACGGAGAGCCCTCGGTGCCCGCCGCTCTGACGCTGATGGAAAACGCCGTGCTGCTGCCCCACCTCGGCAGCGCTACGGACCGGACACGGGAGGCGATGGGGATGATGGTCGTCGACAACCTCGACGCGTTCTTTTCCGGCCGCGACCTGCCCAACCGTGTCGCATAAGATCGCCACGCGACGCATGCCGTCGGAGGCGGCGGTCTCCCGCGCCGCGGGCGAACTGCTGTCCACAGGCGTGGTGCGCACCATCCGGATCGGAAACTGTCTGTCAAGCGACGGCGGATTGCGTCTTGCGCGGCCAGGCGAGGATCGCGGCCTCCGCGGCAATACGGGCGCTGCGCGCCGCCTCCCGATTGCCCTCATAAGCCGAAATGATCGCGCCTTTCATCAAGATGTGCCACATCTCGGAAAACTGCTGAGGCCGTTCCAGCCCCGCATCCTGCGCGAAACCCGAAATGATCGACCGGATATTGCCGAGATGCCGCGCCGCCGCCCGGTGGATCGGCGAGTTCATCTCGCATTCCAGCAACACATTGATGAAGGCACAGCCCTCGTAATCGCGCTTGTGGAACCATTCGTCGAACAGATCGAACACCGCGAGCAACCGCTCGACCGGATCAGCCGAGCGCTTGCGTACCTCGGCTTCGAGCCAGTCGCGGGTCCAGATGTCCTCGCGCATTTCGAGAAAGGCGAGCACCAGCTCGTCCTTCGATCCGAAATGCTTGTAGAGGCTCGCCTTGGCACAACCGGAATCGGCAAGGATCGTATCGATGCCGACCTGGTTCGTTCCCCGGCTGCTGAACAGCCTGTAGGCGGACCGGAGGATCCGGTCCCGCGCGCCTCTGGATCGGCCTTCGCTCATGTCGGTTTCGCCTCTGCAATACGGTTCGGTCACGAACCCGCCTGTCGCACGGGTCCGTCTGACTCAGAGGAATAGGGGGGATGAGACGGAAATACAAGTCTGTGCGCCGGATTTCGAAAGAAATCGGCATAGATCGCCCTCCGAATGACCAACGATCAAGCGCAGGAAATAACGAATAACTTCCACGCTCAGGAATGATGTATTGCATTTGTAAATAGACAGACTAGTCTGTCTTTAAGAATCGGGCTGGAGGAGCCCGGAAAATATCAGGGAGGAAAGCACATGGCCGAGCCAAAGCCGGTCCGTATCGGAAATTGTGTCGTGGGCGGACCGCTCGGGTCGCATACCGGGCTCGCGGTGGGAAGCATCTTCTACGACAATCATTCCATCGTCGAAGATGCGTTCAAGGGAAGCTTCAACGCCGAAAAGGCCGCCGGTTTGATCGACCGGGTCAACGGACTCGCCCGGCGCCACGGCATCCAAATGGCCTTTGACGTGATCGGCTCGGATCCCGATGCCTTCTGCAAATTCATCGACTTCACCGCTGATCGGACCGATCTGCCGCTGCTGCTCAATGCGACCGAAGCCGAGGTGCGCATCGCGGGGCTCGAGTTCGCGGCAAAAAAGGGCATCCTCAACCGCGCGATCTTTGCCTCGCTCAACGAGGATACCGAGGACGAGGAGATCGAGGCGCTCGGGCGCCACAAGCCCGCCGCCGTGATGATCCTCGCCAATGACGTTGGCGATCCGACGCCCGAAGGATCGATCGAGATGATCCGCTCCCATTTCCGGCCCATGCTCGACGAAATCGGCTGCGACTCCCCGATCGTGGACCTGGGGGTGATGGACGCGCCCTCGGTCGGGATCGCGATGCGCGGCATCCAAGCGGTGCGTGAGGAATTCGGCTATCCCGCGGGCTGCGCCTTTTCCAACTGCTTCCCGCAGTGGACCGGGCTCAACTCGCTCGGCAAGGATTACGTCAACCTCTCGCTCGCCACGGCGATGGTCTGCTGCCGCATGGCGGGGGGCGATTTCCTGCATTACGGCATCATCGAGAAATCCCGCGCGATGGCCCATGCGCTCGGTTCGGCCGAGGTGTTCCTCGGCTTCGCGGCGATGGAACTGGACGGCCAGCAGCTTCCCGAGGGTCACGCGCTGCTGAAGATGTTCAAGCTGGCCGAGGCCAAGGCCGCATGAGCGCCGGACCGCATATGCTGGCGCAGACACTGCGCGAGAGGGTGCCGGTCGATATCGGCACCAGCTCGCTCACCGCGGTGCGCGCCACCGCCATCCCTGGCCGCCACGTGCCCAACGTCGCGCATCCGGTGTACGAGACGCTGCCGCTCGCCGCCGGTGAATGTGCCGCGCTTGGCTCGGACTTCCAGCGCGTCGGACCGCTTTGGCCGCGGCCCGGCCGGCAGGAGGAGGAGCTGACCGATGCCTATGGCGTCGCCTGGCTCGAACACGAGGGCAACAGAGCGCCCTTTCGGCATCCTCTGGAGCAGGCCGAATGGGGTCATCTGGCCCGCCATCCCCGCCCCGCGCTGCCCGAGCACGTACAGCTTGCCCAGGACACGCCTGCGCTGATGACGGTACTCGATGCGCCCTGCCCCGGCCTGCTCGACACCTGTTTCCTGCTGCGCAACGGCTGGCAGTTCATGACGGATCTGACCGAGGATTTCCGCGTCGCGAGCGCGCTGCTCGACTGGGCGCTGGACACGATCGAGGCCTCCTATGACGCGGTGCTGGCAGCGCTGCCGGAAGATCCGGACGTGATCATCTATGGCGACGATCTCGGCTTCGAATCCGGCATGTACCTGTCCGACCTGGATTTCCGCAACTTCATCTTTCCACGTCTCCAGACCTTGCTGACCCGGCTGCGCCGCAAGTCCGGCGCCTTGCTCTGCTTTCATTCCTGCGGCGCGATCCGGTCGATCTGCGGCGATCTGGCGGAGCTGGGCGTGGACATGATGAACCTCGATTTCTACGCCAAGAACATGATCTTGGCCGATGTCCGCAAGGCACTGCCCAAAGACATGATCCTTCACGGGCCGGTCAACCTCGCCGCCATCGGTCGCGCGGTGGAGAACGCCGACGGTGCCGCGCTGGCGATCCTCTCCGAGGAAGTCGCCAATGCCGCGCCCTGCATCGTAGCGCCCATCGACAGCATCGGCAGCTACGAGGACGCCCGGCACAACTTTCGCGGCGCAGCCTTTGTCCGGGCGCTTTCGACCGAAGATCTCAGGGCTCTGCGCAGATACGGGCCGATCAAGCATGTGATCGACAGGGCGGCGGCCGAGGCGTCGGGCTGTCAGATGCCCGAACTGGGACTCCAAGAAATCCGGATCGGGACGATGCCGCGGCACGCCGCCGCTCCCGATATGCGGGGCCGGTCCGGCGACCGCCCGCGCATTGTCTGAAGCCTGAACCAGGGAGGAAATGGAATGGCACAGCAAATGACCAGCCGCGAAAGGGTTTTCGCGGCCGTCACGATGACCGAATTGCCCGACCAGGTGCCCGTCGTGCCGCTGCTCATGACCCGCGGCATCCGCGAGGGCGGCGTGCGCGTGGACGAGGTTCTGCTCGACGGCGAGGCACAGGCCCATGCCAAGAAGAAGTCGCTCGACAAGTTCGGCGGCGATGTGATCATCGCGGGCACCGATCTGTTCACCCCGGTCGAATGCGTTCCGGGCTGCGAACTGGACTATCTGCCCTATGCCCAGCCCTCGCTGGTCACCCATCCGACGCCGACGAAGGAGGCATTCTACCGCTTCAAGGAGAAATACGAGAAGGAGGGCTTCCAGCCGTCGAAGCGCGTTCGCGCCATCCAGGACGAGATCCGCACCTATGTGAAAATGGGGCTGAAGGATACCCATGCTATCCCCACGCCGGTCGGCGGCCCGATCACCACGGCGCAGCTCATGACCGGGTCATCGGAATTCCTGCAATTGCTCTCGGACGATCCGGACTATGCGCATGAGGTGACCAAACTGGCGCTCGATATCGTCAAGAACGTCTGCCGCATGATGTTCGAGGCGGGGGCGGACGTGTGCAACATCCTCGATCCGTTCAACTCGTCCGACATCCTGCCGCCGGAGGTCTATCGCGAGCACGGGCTTCCCTATCAGAAGGAACTGTTCCGCTACATCAACGAGGATCTGAAGGGCATCGGCTTTACCCACACCTGCACCTTCACCCAGCCAATCTGGCGCGACATCGCCGGCAACGGGTGCCTCAACTTCAACGGCGACATGTATCCCGGCATGGACAAGTGCAAGCAGGCCATCGGGGGGCAGATTTCGCTGATGGGCACGCTCTCCCCCTATTCCACGCTGATGCACGGCTCCACCGACGCCGTGCGCAACGAGGTCAAGAAGCTGGCAGCCGAAGTCGGCTACAACGGTGGCTTCATCTGCATGCCGGGCTGTGACATCGACTGGAACATTCCCGAAGAGAACATGCACGCGATGATCCAGCAATGCGCCGAGATCAAGTATCCGATGGATGTCGCCGCGCTCGGAGATCTCTCGGAAGTCTATCTTCCCGGCCATCCCAAACATCCGGGCAAGCGGTCCTCCTCGGCCGAGGAAGACCAGAGCGTCACCAAGTTGAAGTCCCGCAGCGAAGATCTCTCACCCGTCGAGGAGGTCAATCAGAAGCTGGTCGAGGCGATCATGGAATACGACGGCGAAAAGGCCATCGAATGGACGAAGAAGGGGCTCGAGCGGGGCATGACCGCACAGGACATCGTCTTTGACGGCCTGTCGCTCGGTATGAAGATCGTCGGCGACATGTACGAGCGCAACGAGCGCTTCGTGACGGACATGCTCAAGGCCGCCAAGACGATGGACAAGGCGATGCCGGTGCTGACCCCGCTGCTCGAAGCCGCCGGCGACGGCGACGGCCCGACCGGAACCGTGGTGGTCGGCCTGGTGCGCGGCAATACCCAGGACATCGGCAAGAATCTGGTGTGCCTGATGCTCAAGGCGAACGGCTTCAACGTCATCGACCTTGGCAAGAACGTGAAACCCGAGCAGTTCGTCGAGACCGCCGAGAAGGAGAATGCCATCGCCATCGGCATGTCGGTGATGACCAACTCCTCGTCTGTCTACGTCGAGAAGACTAAGCAGCTTCTCGAAGAGCAGGGCAAGGGCGACAAGTACCTGCTGATGTTCGGCGGTGCTGCCGCGAATGTCGGCCTGGGACGTCAGATCGGCGTCGAGTATGGCATCGACGCCAATGCCGCGGTGAGCCTTGTGAAGGACCATGTCGCGAAGCGGGCGACGGCCGCCTGAGCCTCGAGCAAGGGGGCTCCCGCATCCGGGGCAGGAGAGGGAACCTCATCCCGAAAGGAGAAGCGATGCCGATCT
The nucleotide sequence above comes from Celeribacter indicus. Encoded proteins:
- the sucD gene encoding succinate--CoA ligase subunit alpha; the protein is MAILIDGKTPVIIQGFTGRIGSFHAAEMVDYGTNVVGGVTPGKGGGTHLDLPVFNTVKGAIEETGAEASLVFVPPPFAADSIMEAADAGIRLCVCITDGIPAQDMMRVKRYMRRYRFENRMRLVGPNCAGVISPGQAMMGIMPGHIYTPGRVGIVGRSGTLGYEAASQMQARGIGVSTSVGIGGDPINGSSFRDILELFEQDPGTDAVVMIGEIGGPQEAEAAQWAREHMKKPLMAYVAGLSAPKGKRMGHAGAIVSAFGESAQEKVEIIREAGHTIVPHPAAFGETVEAVLSGQMTAA
- a CDS encoding 2-hydroxyacid dehydrogenase: MARPQILLTRRWPAAVERRLAESYDATLNAEDRPMSPTEIGAALRTFDAVCPTVSDALPAEVFAGVPRGRMLGNYGVGVNHIDLDAARAAEVVVSNTPGCLTDCTADLALTLMLMLARRAGEGERELRAGRWTGWRPTHLIGTRIGGRVLGIVGMGRIGRATARRAEAGFGMKIVYYNRSLPPAEEMAGLDATRLDCIDAVLEAADIVSLHIPGGGSNRHVIDARRLSLIGPAGMLINTARGDVVDQAALIAALAEGRLGGAGLDVYDGEPSVPAALTLMENAVLLPHLGSATDRTREAMGMMVVDNLDAFFSGRDLPNRVA
- a CDS encoding TetR/AcrR family transcriptional regulator → MSEGRSRGARDRILRSAYRLFSSRGTNQVGIDTILADSGCAKASLYKHFGSKDELVLAFLEMREDIWTRDWLEAEVRKRSADPVERLLAVFDLFDEWFHKRDYEGCAFINVLLECEMNSPIHRAAARHLGNIRSIISGFAQDAGLERPQQFSEMWHILMKGAIISAYEGNREAARSARIAAEAAILAWPRKTQSAVA
- a CDS encoding tetrahydromethanopterin S-methyltransferase subunit H family protein, translating into MAEPKPVRIGNCVVGGPLGSHTGLAVGSIFYDNHSIVEDAFKGSFNAEKAAGLIDRVNGLARRHGIQMAFDVIGSDPDAFCKFIDFTADRTDLPLLLNATEAEVRIAGLEFAAKKGILNRAIFASLNEDTEDEEIEALGRHKPAAVMILANDVGDPTPEGSIEMIRSHFRPMLDEIGCDSPIVDLGVMDAPSVGIAMRGIQAVREEFGYPAGCAFSNCFPQWTGLNSLGKDYVNLSLATAMVCCRMAGGDFLHYGIIEKSRAMAHALGSAEVFLGFAAMELDGQQLPEGHALLKMFKLAEAKAA
- a CDS encoding uroporphyrinogen decarboxylase family protein, coding for MSAGPHMLAQTLRERVPVDIGTSSLTAVRATAIPGRHVPNVAHPVYETLPLAAGECAALGSDFQRVGPLWPRPGRQEEELTDAYGVAWLEHEGNRAPFRHPLEQAEWGHLARHPRPALPEHVQLAQDTPALMTVLDAPCPGLLDTCFLLRNGWQFMTDLTEDFRVASALLDWALDTIEASYDAVLAALPEDPDVIIYGDDLGFESGMYLSDLDFRNFIFPRLQTLLTRLRRKSGALLCFHSCGAIRSICGDLAELGVDMMNLDFYAKNMILADVRKALPKDMILHGPVNLAAIGRAVENADGAALAILSEEVANAAPCIVAPIDSIGSYEDARHNFRGAAFVRALSTEDLRALRRYGPIKHVIDRAAAEASGCQMPELGLQEIRIGTMPRHAAAPDMRGRSGDRPRIV
- a CDS encoding MtaA/CmuA family methyltransferase, with product MAQQMTSRERVFAAVTMTELPDQVPVVPLLMTRGIREGGVRVDEVLLDGEAQAHAKKKSLDKFGGDVIIAGTDLFTPVECVPGCELDYLPYAQPSLVTHPTPTKEAFYRFKEKYEKEGFQPSKRVRAIQDEIRTYVKMGLKDTHAIPTPVGGPITTAQLMTGSSEFLQLLSDDPDYAHEVTKLALDIVKNVCRMMFEAGADVCNILDPFNSSDILPPEVYREHGLPYQKELFRYINEDLKGIGFTHTCTFTQPIWRDIAGNGCLNFNGDMYPGMDKCKQAIGGQISLMGTLSPYSTLMHGSTDAVRNEVKKLAAEVGYNGGFICMPGCDIDWNIPEENMHAMIQQCAEIKYPMDVAALGDLSEVYLPGHPKHPGKRSSSAEEDQSVTKLKSRSEDLSPVEEVNQKLVEAIMEYDGEKAIEWTKKGLERGMTAQDIVFDGLSLGMKIVGDMYERNERFVTDMLKAAKTMDKAMPVLTPLLEAAGDGDGPTGTVVVGLVRGNTQDIGKNLVCLMLKANGFNVIDLGKNVKPEQFVETAEKENAIAIGMSVMTNSSSVYVEKTKQLLEEQGKGDKYLLMFGGAAANVGLGRQIGVEYGIDANAAVSLVKDHVAKRATAA